The Deinococcus radiotolerans region TTCGAGAAGCCCAGCGCCACGGTGCCTGACGCGGCGTCCAGCTGCGCGCTGAGGGCCACGTTGCCCGGCCCGGCCTTCGTGTACGCCCAGGTCAGCTGCCCGTGCGCGCGCAGGTCCTGCCACCCGTCCGAGGTGCCCACCACCCCTGCCGAGGCGTGTGTCAGCGGCACGTCCGCCGTGACGCACAGCACGTGCCGGTGCTGATGCGCGAACAGCGCGCCGTCCACCCACGCGACGTTCTCCGGGGTGCTGGCGTCCAGGTGCGGGGACGTGATCAGCACCAGCCGGTACGGGCCGCGCAGCTCGAAGCGGATCAGCAGCGCGTCGCGCAGCGGGTCGGGCAGCACCTCCAGCGTCAGGTCGTACGCGGGCCCCGTGAAGCCCGGCGGGGGGCGGTGGCGGACGGTGGGCAGCGGTACGGCCGGAGCGGGGCTGCTCAGGTCGTAGTGCCGTTCGCGGGGCAGGTCCACCCACCCCGAGTCGCCCACCAGGTAGAAGCCCAGGTCGCGCAGCTGCGGCTGACCGGTGGACGGCCAGTACACCTCGTTCAGCATGCCGTGCCCCAGCGTGACCCACACGCGCGCGGGGCCCAGGCTGGTGGTCACGAAGTCCTTGTCGCTGCTGCTCCAGGTGGGCGGCAGGCCCGCCCCGCCGGGCGCGGCGTGCTCATCGCCGATCAGCTGGAAGGTGGGGATCATGCGCGCACTCCGGGCGGCTGGGGGGGGCGGTGGGGCATACCGTCACGCTAGGCCAGCCGGGGCGGCGGGGGCGTGAGGGCCCGCTGAAGGCCCCCCTGGCCTGCGGTCGTCCCGGTCATCTGGCGGATGCGTCCGGCCGCGCGGGGCGGGTACGGTGGCGGGCGTGACCGACACGCCATCCCCCATGCATGACGCCGAGGTGCGCGTGGACACCGCCCTGGTGACGCGCCTGCTGACAGAGCAGGGCCCGCAGTGGGCGCAGCTGCCCCCGCGCCTGCTGCGGCACTCCGGGACGGACAACGCCATGGTGCGGCTGGGGGACACGCTGGTGGCCCGCCTGCCCCGGATCGGCTGGGCGGCGGCGGACGTGGCCAAGGAGGCCCGCTGGCTGCCGGTCCTCGCGCCCCGGCTGCCGCTCCCGGTGCCAGAGCCGCTGTTCACGGGCGTCCCGGGCGCCGGGTACCCGTTCGCGTGGGCGGTGTACCGCTGGCTGCCCGGCGTGGACGCGGGCGTGGACACCGTCCGGGATGAGCAGGAACTCGCGCGGGCGCTGGCGGCCTTCATCCGGGTGCTTCAGGCCACGCCGCTTCCGGCCGGAGAGGGGCCGGTGGGTTCGCGCCGGGTGCCGCTGGCGGAGCGGGACGCCGCAACCCGCGACGCCATCGGCGCCTGCGCGGCGCTGGGCTTCCTGAATGAGGGTGCGGCGCTGAGCATCTGGGAGGCCGCCCTGAACGCCCCGCCGCACGCGGGCCCGCCCGTGTGGCTGCACGCAGACCTGAAGCCCGGCAACCTCCTCGCCCACGGCGGGCAGCTGAGCGCCGTGATCGACTGGGGCGCCCTGACCCTGGGTGACCCGGCGGTGGACTTGCAGCCCGCCTGGAACCTGCTGGGCCCGGTGGGCCGCGCGGCCTTCCGGGAGGCGCTGGGCGTGGAGGACGCCGCCTGGGCGCGCGGGCGGGGGTGGGCGCTCAGCGTGTCCGTGATCGCGCTGC contains the following coding sequences:
- a CDS encoding aminoglycoside phosphotransferase family protein — encoded protein: MTDTPSPMHDAEVRVDTALVTRLLTEQGPQWAQLPPRLLRHSGTDNAMVRLGDTLVARLPRIGWAAADVAKEARWLPVLAPRLPLPVPEPLFTGVPGAGYPFAWAVYRWLPGVDAGVDTVRDEQELARALAAFIRVLQATPLPAGEGPVGSRRVPLAERDAATRDAIGACAALGFLNEGAALSIWEAALNAPPHAGPPVWLHADLKPGNLLAHGGQLSAVIDWGALTLGDPAVDLQPAWNLLGPVGRAAFREALGVEDAAWARGRGWALSVSVIALPYYRHTNPGLAGVCRDTLRALLGG